From one Nothobranchius furzeri strain GRZ-AD chromosome 2, NfurGRZ-RIMD1, whole genome shotgun sequence genomic stretch:
- the LOC129154312 gene encoding uncharacterized protein codes for MATAVMHFKPYPTEKNIAMAAEALVTAHPCLKEKSSESGWYGWKWSLQYKMGNFRSKLAKAGCLEVAVNSGRRSLNNPDKEHPHQNVKKAKRAEVNYLPNFPKGQDATSLENVRLQIMQEVERSEKNLVMIDKLMQMTFALRRLEIVKGDLMIGEFLQKWPALRIDSQICAEFHRITNVNLRNQFYSELDNLTPRLLILLRQKAARTGKTSEALSGMLKLYDKQQEQDADIRRTLVLHGLPIYLREEEPQFFKVWNIEESPEPDISNTIVGILTIVNENSTTPMHFSPVSAAVVVEDELVVGDIAKWADAFVLLFGLFYVLHLDYPKNLVHTFTFVQKLLMGLEDGKQLKPCLLRLKHDQLLPE; via the exons ATGGCCACAGCAGTCATGCATTTTAAGCCTTATCCAACTGAAAAAAACATAGCCATGGCAGCAGAAGCTCTTGTGACGGCTCATCCGTGTCTCAAAGAGAAGAGTAGTGAAAGTGGATGGTATGGATGGAAGTGGAGCTTGCAGTACAAAATGGGGAATTTCCGTAGTAAGCTAGCCAAAGCCGGATGCCTGGAAGTTGCTGTAAATTCAGGCAGAAGAAGCCTCAACAATCCTGACAAAGAGCACCCACACCAGAATGTAAAAAAAGCCAAGCGTGCCGAGGTGAACTACCTGCCAAATTTCCCTAAAGGTCAAGATGCTACCAGCCTTGAAAATGTTAGGCTCCAAATCATGCAAGAAGTCGAGAGAAGTGAAAAAAACCTTGTGATGATTGACAAGCTCATGCAGATGACCTTTGCACTTCGTCGACTTGAGATTGTCAAGGGAGACCTAATGATCGGCGAGTTCCTACAGAAATGGCCTGCTCTTCGCATTGATTCACAg ATTTGTGCAGAGTTTCATCGCATCACAAATGTCAACTTGCGAAACCAGTTTTATTCTGAACTGGACAACCTGACACCACGACTGCTGATCTTGTTGAGACAGAAAGCGGCACGAACTGGCAAGACTTCAGAGGCTCTGAGCGGCATGCTGAAGCTGTATGATAAGCAG CAAGAACAGGATGCTGATATCAGACGTACTCTTGTCCTGCACGGACTTCCAATATACCTACGAGAGGAGGAGCCACAATTCTTCAAAGTTTGGAAT ATTGAAGAATCTCCCGAGCCAGACATCAGCAACACCATTGTTGGTATTCTGACCATTGTAAACGAGAACAGTACAACCCCAATGCACTTCAGTCCGGTCAGTGCAGCAGTTGTAGTGGAGGACGAGCTTGTGGTAGGCGACATTGCCAAGTGGGCTGATGCATTTGTGTTGTTGTTTGGATTGTTTTATGTCTTGCATCTAGACTATCCAAAAAACCTTGTTCACACATTTACATTCGTCCAGAAACTACTGATGGGCCTTGAGGACGGAAAACAGTTGAAACCATGTCTTCTTCGCCTCAAACATGATCAGTTACTGCCAGAGTAA